A window of Ruminococcus champanellensis 18P13 = JCM 17042 contains these coding sequences:
- a CDS encoding alanine/glycine:cation symporter family protein produces the protein MDSFNQIVKLVDDYVWGVPLIVLILACGLLLTCRTRFLQVSKLGAALKYMWKEEETGHGEVSSFAALCTALSATVGTGNIVGVATAIAAGGPGALLWMEVAAFFGMATKYAEGLLAIKYRVTDSRGNILGGPFYYIENGMGNRWKWLANLFAIFGLLAGLMGIGTITQINGITSAANNFFDPDQVHTFQIFGQTYTWTTMITGLLITLCVALIVIGGIKRIAAASELIVPFMIVAYVVSCLIIIFTHVTEIPAAIVTIVKSAFGLRPIAGGAAGISIVLLSMRNGIARGIFSNEAGLGSAPIAAAAAKTKEPVRQGLVTMTGTFIDTIIVCTMTGLSIVMAGSYAKDLKGVAITTDAFRYGLPFPEKVSAFILMACLAVFAFTTILGWNYYSERCLAYLTGSNKTAAMLFRLLYVAAVFIGPYLTVEVVWNLADIFNGLMAIPNVTALIYLSGVVSSETKDYLKRLKAGKVPEDA, from the coding sequence ATGGACTCGTTCAACCAAATCGTCAAACTGGTGGATGACTATGTATGGGGCGTTCCCCTGATCGTACTCATTCTGGCATGCGGACTGCTGCTCACATGCCGAACCCGTTTTTTACAGGTTTCCAAGCTTGGCGCGGCACTCAAGTACATGTGGAAAGAGGAGGAAACCGGACACGGCGAGGTATCCAGCTTTGCCGCATTGTGTACCGCCCTTTCCGCCACCGTGGGCACCGGAAACATCGTTGGTGTCGCCACCGCCATTGCCGCAGGCGGACCCGGAGCACTGCTGTGGATGGAGGTTGCCGCATTCTTTGGCATGGCCACCAAGTATGCAGAAGGACTGCTGGCCATCAAGTACCGTGTCACCGACAGCCGGGGCAACATTCTGGGCGGCCCCTTCTACTACATTGAAAACGGTATGGGCAACCGCTGGAAGTGGCTGGCAAATCTGTTTGCCATATTCGGTCTGCTTGCCGGGCTTATGGGCATCGGCACCATCACCCAGATCAACGGCATTACCTCTGCGGCAAACAATTTCTTTGACCCGGATCAGGTGCACACCTTCCAGATCTTCGGCCAGACCTATACCTGGACTACCATGATCACCGGACTGCTCATTACTCTGTGCGTGGCGCTGATCGTCATCGGCGGCATCAAGCGCATTGCCGCTGCATCCGAGCTGATCGTCCCCTTTATGATCGTCGCATATGTGGTCAGCTGTCTGATCATCATCTTCACCCATGTGACTGAAATCCCCGCCGCCATTGTCACCATTGTGAAAAGTGCCTTTGGTCTGCGTCCCATTGCAGGCGGCGCAGCTGGCATCTCTATTGTACTGCTTTCCATGCGCAACGGTATCGCACGGGGCATTTTCTCCAACGAGGCCGGCCTTGGCTCTGCACCCATTGCGGCAGCCGCAGCAAAAACAAAGGAACCGGTTCGCCAAGGACTTGTTACCATGACGGGCACCTTCATTGATACCATCATCGTCTGCACCATGACCGGTCTGTCCATCGTCATGGCGGGCAGCTATGCAAAGGATCTGAAGGGCGTTGCCATTACCACTGACGCCTTCCGGTATGGACTGCCCTTCCCGGAAAAGGTATCCGCATTCATTCTGATGGCATGCCTGGCAGTATTCGCCTTCACCACCATTCTGGGCTGGAACTACTACTCTGAGCGCTGCCTGGCGTATTTGACCGGCTCCAATAAGACAGCTGCCATGCTGTTCCGTTTGCTCTACGTGGCTGCTGTATTCATCGGCCCCTATCTGACCGTAGAAGTTGTCTGGAACCTGGCAGACATCTTCAACGGACTGATGGCAATCCCAAATGTGACTGCGCTGATTTATCTGTCCGGAGTAGTATCCTCAGAAACGAAGGATTACTTGAAACGCTTAAAGGCAGGTAAAGTGCCAGAAGACGCCTAA
- a CDS encoding TM1266 family iron-only hydrogenase system putative regulator, translated as MDTRVALIGIIVEDPGAVDALNGILHEYSAYIIGRMGIPYRQKHINVISIAVDAPQDCISALSGKIGRLHGVSTKTAYSNVIFSGEQKTQNT; from the coding sequence ATGGATACAAGGGTGGCTTTGATCGGGATCATTGTGGAGGATCCGGGGGCGGTGGATGCTCTCAACGGCATTCTCCACGAGTACAGTGCTTACATCATCGGCAGAATGGGCATTCCCTACCGGCAAAAGCACATTAACGTGATCAGCATTGCAGTGGATGCGCCCCAGGACTGCATCAGTGCCCTGTCCGGGAAGATCGGCAGGCTGCACGGGGTCAGCACCAAAACCGCATACTCCAACGTGATCTTCTCCGGCGAGCAGAAAACACAGAACACATGA
- a CDS encoding hemolysin family protein gives MSEVIWMLLLQALLIGLNAVFASAEIAVLSVSETKLAKLSEQGNKKASRLMKLTRQPAKFLATIQVAITLSGFLGSAFAADNFSDGLVSWLLSLGVPVSEKTLDTIAVVLITLILSYFTLIFGELVPKRIAMRKSEKLALGISGLIGGISVIFSPIVWLLTASTNGVLRLIGIDPEAADEEISEEEIRMMVDAGSQSGAIDAAEQELIHNVFEFDDLTAGEIATHRTEVDTLWLKDTPEQWAESIRLTRHGLYPVCDGSKDDITGVLRVADYYRLEEKSRENILKHAVKPAYFVPERIKADVLFRNMRAGGHAMAVVVDEYGGMSGVITMKDLIEQLIGEFPAEGEEADAEMPRIIRGEGDCWKIRGNVEMHKLEKALGVQIPGEEFDTFSGFVFGALSRIPEDGACDIPVEFPLFDVKIQRIGEHQIQEAELMLKK, from the coding sequence GTGAGTGAAGTCATATGGATGTTACTGTTACAGGCACTTTTGATCGGACTGAACGCCGTTTTTGCCAGTGCGGAGATTGCTGTGCTGTCCGTCAGCGAAACAAAGCTTGCCAAGCTTTCCGAGCAGGGAAACAAGAAGGCCTCCCGGCTTATGAAGCTGACCCGGCAGCCGGCGAAGTTCCTTGCCACCATCCAGGTTGCCATCACATTGTCCGGATTCCTGGGCAGTGCATTTGCGGCAGATAACTTTTCAGACGGACTGGTGAGCTGGCTGCTTTCTTTGGGAGTGCCTGTTTCTGAAAAGACCCTGGACACCATTGCAGTGGTGCTCATCACCTTGATCCTGTCCTATTTTACCTTGATTTTTGGAGAGCTTGTACCCAAGCGGATCGCCATGCGGAAGTCGGAGAAGCTGGCACTGGGGATTTCCGGTCTGATCGGCGGCATTTCCGTAATCTTTTCTCCCATAGTATGGCTGCTGACCGCTTCTACCAACGGCGTGCTGCGGCTGATCGGCATTGATCCGGAAGCGGCGGATGAGGAGATCAGCGAGGAGGAGATCCGCATGATGGTGGACGCAGGCAGTCAGAGCGGTGCCATTGATGCAGCGGAGCAGGAGCTGATCCACAACGTGTTTGAATTTGACGATCTGACCGCCGGAGAGATCGCCACACACCGGACGGAGGTGGATACTCTGTGGCTGAAGGATACGCCGGAGCAGTGGGCAGAATCCATTCGTCTGACCCGGCACGGGCTGTACCCGGTGTGCGATGGCTCAAAGGACGACATCACCGGTGTGCTTCGGGTGGCGGATTATTACCGACTGGAGGAAAAAAGCCGGGAGAATATTTTGAAGCATGCAGTGAAGCCAGCCTATTTTGTGCCGGAGCGCATCAAGGCGGATGTGCTGTTCCGGAACATGAGAGCCGGCGGCCATGCCATGGCGGTTGTCGTGGACGAATACGGTGGCATGTCCGGTGTGATAACCATGAAAGATCTGATCGAACAGCTGATCGGAGAATTTCCGGCAGAAGGGGAAGAGGCGGACGCAGAAATGCCCAGGATCATCCGGGGCGAGGGCGACTGTTGGAAGATCCGGGGCAATGTGGAGATGCATAAGCTGGAAAAGGCACTGGGGGTTCAGATCCCCGGGGAGGAATTCGACACCTTCAGCGGCTTTGTGTTTGGTGCCCTGAGCCGGATCCCGGAGGATGGAGCTTGTGATATCCCGGTGGAATTCCCTTTGTTCGATGTGAAGATCCAGCGGATCGGAGAGCATCAGATCCAGGAGGCAGAGCTGATGCTGAAAAAATAG
- a CDS encoding spore maturation protein codes for MQLTSYFVPVIFGAVLLYGTYKKVPVFDAFLEGAKENLKLGVDLLPTLIALLTVVSLVKASGLTDLLTSLCAPVLSAVGFPAECIPLALIRPISGSGSLAVYESLLDSYGPDSTVGTIASVLQGSSETTFYTIALYYGTCGIRNGRHTLLCALCGDCTAFLCSCLCIRLFG; via the coding sequence ATGCAGCTGACATCCTATTTTGTACCGGTGATCTTTGGGGCGGTGCTGCTGTATGGTACATACAAAAAAGTCCCCGTATTTGATGCATTCCTGGAAGGGGCGAAAGAAAATCTGAAGCTGGGCGTTGATTTGCTGCCCACTCTCATTGCGCTGCTGACAGTGGTATCCTTGGTGAAGGCATCCGGACTGACAGACCTGCTCACTTCCCTGTGCGCTCCCGTCCTGTCCGCCGTTGGCTTTCCCGCCGAGTGCATCCCGCTGGCACTGATCCGTCCCATTTCCGGCAGCGGCTCCCTTGCGGTATACGAAAGTCTGCTGGACAGCTACGGTCCGGACAGCACAGTCGGAACCATTGCCAGCGTGCTGCAGGGATCCTCCGAAACCACCTTTTACACCATTGCCCTGTATTACGGCACCTGCGGCATCCGCAACGGCAGACACACCCTGCTGTGCGCCCTGTGCGGAGACTGCACCGCCTTCCTGTGCAGCTGCCTGTGCATCCGGCTGTTCGGATAA